The DNA sequence GGGCAAGAACATGATCGGCGCCTTCCACCAGCCGCGCGCGGTGATCATCGACACCGAAAGCCTGGCCACGCTGCCACTGCGCGAACTGCGCGCCGGGGTGGCCGAGATCATCAAGTACGGGCTGATCCAGGATGCCGATTTCTTCGCCTGGCTGGAGCAGCACATCGAGGCGCTGCTGGCGCTGGATCCGCAGGTGACGACGGAAGCAATCTACCGGTCCTGTGCGTGCAAGGCCGAAGTGGTCGCGGCCGACGAGCGCGAGTCCGGCCGGCGCGCGCTGCTGAATCTTGGCCACACCTTCGGGCATGCGATCGAGGCCGGGATGGGCTATGGCGAGTGGCTGCACGGGGAGGCGGTCGGCACCGGCATGGCGATGGCGGCGCGGATGTCCGAACAAATGGGCTGGCTGCAGCCGGCGGAACGCGAACGTGCCGAGAAATTGATCGAGCGTGCGGGGCTGGCGCTGTCGCCACCGCCCGAACTCACCGCGGAACGCTTCCGCGAGCTGATGGCGATCGACAAGAAGGTGATGGATGGCCAGCTGCGTCTGGTGCTGCTGCGCGCAATCGGATCCGCGGTGGTCACCGGCGATTTCCCGCCCGACGCGCTCGACGCCACCCTGCCCGGATCCGAGGTCCGCGACCGCGGTGTCGGCTGATCCTGGAACACCGACGCCCTACGGGCCCCGGCTCGCAGCCTATGCCGCAAGGTCGGAACGATCGCGCGGGCGGCTGCACCCGGAGCCGCCCCCTGCCTTCCGCAGCGAGTTCCAGCGCGACCGCGACCGCATCGTGCATTCCACTGCGTTCCGGCGGCTGAAGTACAAGACCCAGGTCTTCGTCAGCCACGAGGGTGACCTGTTCCGCAACCGCCTGACGCACTCGCTCGAAGTCGCGCAGATCGCGCGTTCGAGCGCGCGGGCACTGGGCCTGAACGAGGATCTCACCGAGGCGATCGCGCTGTCCCACGATCTCGGGCACACCCCGTTCGGACACGCCGGGCAGCACGCATTGAATCAGTGCATGCGCGACCGCGGCGGGTTCGAGCACAATCTGCAGTCGCTGCGCATCGTCGATCTGCTGGAACAGCGCTACGCGGGGTTCGACGGGCTGAACCTGACGTTCGAGACGCGCGAAGGCATTCTGAAGCACTGCTCGCAGGAAAACGCCCGGCGCCTCGGTCCGGTTTCGGAGCGCTTCCTGAGCGGCGGCCAGCCGAGCCTGGAAGCCCAGCTGACGAACGTTGCCGACGAGGTCGCCTACAACAATCACGACATCGACGACGGCCTGCGTGCAGGCCTGCTGACGATGGACCAGCTGCGCGCGGTCGAACTGTTCCGGGAGCGCCACGATCAGGTGCGCGCGCTGTACCCCGATCTCGACGACCGGCGCGTTCAGCACGAAACGGTCCGGCGCATGATCGATGCGCTGGTGTCCGACCTGATCGTGACCAGCCAGGCGGCGATCCGCGACGCCGGGATGAACGACCCGGAGGCCGTGCGCCGCATGCCGGAGCCGCTGATCCGCTTCAGCCCCGAGATGGCGCAACAGAACCGTGAACTGAAGCGCTTTTTGCGGCAAAACCTGTACCATCATCACCGAGTCCACCGGATGACCGTGAAGGCCCGACGCATCGTGCATGACCTGTTCAGCGCATTCATGGAAGACCGCCAGCTATTGCCGGAGCATTTCCAGGCTCATGCGAAACGGCTGTCGGCCAGCGACGAACATGGTCTCGCCCGAGGCATCGCGGACTACATCGCGGGCATGACCGACCGCCACGCGATCCGCGAGCATCACCGGATCTTCGACCTGCGCACCCTCAGCTGAGTCCGCGACCATGGCCCTGCACCCCGACTGTCTCGCCGAACTGGGGCTCGAGCACGCCCCTTTCGACACCCTGCCGAACGAGGAATTCGTCTACAGCGACGTGCTCCTCGAGGAGATGATCGCGACCGCCAGCGACGCGCTCGCGTCACCGGGCGCGATCCTGCTGCTGACCGGCCCGGGCGGGTCCGGCCGGAGCATGCAGCTGATGCGCCTGCTCGGGGTGCTGCCCGACAACTTCGAGCTGATCGCGTTCCGCGCGCGCGCGAACACCAAGTTCGAGGCGGTCGACTTCACCATCCGCAACCACCTGCGTGCCGCGGGGCACGACGATCCCGACCGGGCACTGACCGACCTGCTGGCCGAGCGGATCCGCGAGGGTTCGGATCCGGTGATCGCCGTCGACGACGCCCACCTGCTGGGTACCGACATCGTCGACCAGCTGCTGCGCATGCGCAGCGAGATCCTGATCGCCCGAGGCCGCGGGCCGCGCCTGATCCTGACCGGCGATCCGGTGCTGCTACGCCGTCGTCTGCACCTGCGGCCGGTCGACGAGGACCAGGTCGCGCGCATCAGCCTGCGCCCGTTCAGTCTCGAACAGACGGGCGCTTATCTGCGCCACCGGCTGCGCGCCGCCGGACGGCAGGATCCCGACACGCTGCTGAGCGACGACGACATCGCCGATCTGCAGGCCCGGAGCCGGGGTCTGCCGGGAGCGCTGAACACGCACGCCAACGAATGGCTGGAGCGCTACTGCCTGCAACGCGACGGCCGGTCCGCCCCGACCCTGGCCGCCCCGATCGCGCCTTCCCAGGCGCAGCCCGAAATGGAAGCGGCCGCCTTCACCCCAGCCGATCCGGCCGCTGATGCCGATGCACCGGCGAGGGCCGAACCCCAGCTGCCCGACCCCGGAACTGACACAGCGCCGGCCGACACACTTACGGCATCGGGATTGCCGGCCGATGACCGGGCTCCTGCCGATGCGGCCGCGCAGCCACATGCCCGGGGCCTGGCCGCAGACCGGGACGACGAGCCCGAGGCCGACCCGCTCGTGCACGGGCAGCCGGAGCCCGGCGTGCCGCCGCGCAGCGACGAGACAACCGCATCCACCCCCACTGCGCACGGATACCCGGAACCCGAGCTGCCGCCGGATACCCGCGAGGAAACCGGATCCGGCCCTCTGGCGCAGGGGCACTCCGACCAGTCCGAGCTGGCGCCGCGCGCCGACGGCGAGACCGACCCCGCTACCCCGCTGCGCGCGGACGTTGGTCGGGATCCGCGGCCCCACCGGCGCGAGCCGGAGCGAGGTCGCCGCGATGCCGACGTTCCGTTCTGGAACCGTAGCTGGTTCGTTCCCGCAGTGGCGCTGGCCGTGGCGATCCTGATCCTGGCGCCGTTCGCGCGCCACATCTTCGACAGCCCGGCGCCCCCGGACGGCAGCACGGTGGAACTGCCGCTGCCGGTAACGCCGCGGGAAGCCATTCCTGAACCCGACGACACCATCGGTGACCAGGCGCTGGCCCCCGGCGTGATCGATGTCCCGCTGGACGACCGCCCAAGCACTGCCCTCCCCTCCCCGGAGGCCGAGCCTCCGGTTGCAGCGGCACCCGCCGAACCATCGGTGCCGGAACCCGCCCCTGCACCGGAACCCGCCCCTGCACCGGAACCCGCCCCTGCACCGGAACCCGCCCCTGCACCGGAACCCGCCCCTGCACCGGAACCCGCCCCTGCACCGGAACCCAGCCCCGCACCGGAACCCGAGGCGGCACCAGCGCCGCCCAGTCCGCCGCCCGCGGATCCCCGCACCGACCTGGCCGGCGACCGCGAATGGCTCGATCGCCAGAACCGCTCCAATGTCACCATCCAGCTGGTCGCGGCGTCGGATCTCGCGGCAGCCCGGAGCTACGTGGCCAGACACGAGCTCTCCGGGATCCGCTACATCGAGACCCGTTCCGGCGGTCGCAACTTCGTGGTCGCATTGGCCGGAAGCTTCGCGGATCGGGCTGCGGCCGAGGACGCGCTAAGCAACCTGCCCGCGGCCGTGCGCGCGGATCAGCCCTGGATCCGTTCGCTGGGCTCGGTGCAGGACAGCCAGCGCTAACTTCTATGGCCTATGTGGCCACCCCCGATGATGAAAGAGGCGTAGGGCGGAAGAGGCCGAAGGCCGTCATCCGCCAGCTGGCGTCCGGATTGCCGCGGGCGCCTGGGCACTGCGAACGCCGTACGGCGGATGACGCTGCGCTCTTCCGCCCTACGGGTTGCCCGGGACACGAGACAGGCCGTGACTTTCACGCTAACGACGCAGGTAAAACCGGGACCGGGAGCCCGCGACGACGCGGGCAGCGGCTCAGACCAGGTTCGTTCCGCTGCCGAGTCGGGGCAGAAACACCGGGTAGCCGTCGATCTCGCCCCGGGTCAGCGGCTGGTTGTAGAGTTTCTCGAGCGCCTCCGGCACCAGCATCCCGGCGGTCGGACCCCAGCAGGCCTGGCCGTCGGGATACTGCAGCAGCAGGTGGCTGCAGTAACGCACCGCCAGATTCACATCGTGCAGCGTGAGCACGATGCCGCGGCGCTGCCGCTGCTTTTCGCGGATCAGATCCAGCACCGCGATCTGGTGGTGCAGGTCCAGGTGGTTGGTCGGTTCGTCCAGCAGCCACACCGCCGGATCCTGCGCGAGTACCGTCGCGATCGCCAGCCGCTGGCGTTCGCCTCCGGAGAGCGTTGCCACCGCCCGCTGTTCCATACCGGCGAGACCGACCCGGGCCAGCGCCTGGCGCGCCAGTTCCACATCCCGCGGCGACTCCACCTCCCAGCGCGAAAGATAGGGATGCCGTCCCATCAGCGTCAGTTCCAGCACGGTGGCGGGAAACTCGTCCTGGCGCTGCTGGAACACCAGTCCAAGCCGGCGCGCCACCAGACGGCGGGGCAGTTGGCCGATGCTCTGGCCGAACAGCTGCACCTCGCCGGCCCGCGGCGCCTTCAACCCGGCCAGCGTGTGCAGCAGCGTGGTCTTGCCCGTGCCGTTCGGACCCAGGATGGCCCAGCATTCGCCCGGGAACACGTTCCAATCCTGCGGCGACGAATCGGCCCGGCCCGGGATGTCGACCACCAGATCGCGCAGGCTCAGGCAGGCCGACCCGGTCATGGACGCTGGGCCCGGTGCAGTAGATACAGGAACATCGGCGCACCGATCAGCGCCAACACGGAGCCGGCCGGCAGCTGCTGCGGCGCGATCACCACGCGCGCGATCAGGTCGGCGAGCAACACCAGGCTGCCGCCGAGCAGTACCGCGGCCGGCAGCGCCGCCCGATGGTCGGTGCCCACGATCAGCCGCGCCAGGTGGGGCGCCAGCAGGCCCACGAAGCCGATGGTACCGGCCGTGATCACCGCCAACGCGGTCGCCACCGCCGCGCCCAGATAGGCCAGATAGCGCAGGCTGCCGACGCTGACCCCCAGCGAGGCGGCTGCCAGTTCACCGCGGGTCAGGATGTTCAAGTCGCGGGCCAGCGGCAGGGTCAGCAGGGCCAGCACGGCCAGCCCGACCAGCGCGATCCAGGGCCCCGGAGCGGCAGAGAGGTCCCCCATCAGCCAGAAGAGCATTCCGCGCAGGGCCCTGTCCGGCGCGATTGCCAGCAGCAGAGTGACGACAGCACCCAGCGCCGAAGCCAGCACCACGCCCGTCAGCAGCAGGCGGTGGC is a window from the Thioalkalivibrio paradoxus ARh 1 genome containing:
- the aroB gene encoding 3-dehydroquinate synthase — protein: MRTLEVELGPRSYPIHIGSGLLARPDLLAPHLRGQRLVVVTNETVAPLHGDRLRALLEGQDVTWIELPDGEAHKTLATVEAILTRMLEARLDRGSTLIAFGGGVVGDIAGFAAAIYQRGIDFIQVPTTLLSQVDSSVGGKTGVNHPLGKNMIGAFHQPRAVIIDTESLATLPLRELRAGVAEIIKYGLIQDADFFAWLEQHIEALLALDPQVTTEAIYRSCACKAEVVAADERESGRRALLNLGHTFGHAIEAGMGYGEWLHGEAVGTGMAMAARMSEQMGWLQPAERERAEKLIERAGLALSPPPELTAERFRELMAIDKKVMDGQLRLVLLRAIGSAVVTGDFPPDALDATLPGSEVRDRGVG
- a CDS encoding deoxyguanosinetriphosphate triphosphohydrolase; its protein translation is MSADPGTPTPYGPRLAAYAARSERSRGRLHPEPPPAFRSEFQRDRDRIVHSTAFRRLKYKTQVFVSHEGDLFRNRLTHSLEVAQIARSSARALGLNEDLTEAIALSHDLGHTPFGHAGQHALNQCMRDRGGFEHNLQSLRIVDLLEQRYAGFDGLNLTFETREGILKHCSQENARRLGPVSERFLSGGQPSLEAQLTNVADEVAYNNHDIDDGLRAGLLTMDQLRAVELFRERHDQVRALYPDLDDRRVQHETVRRMIDALVSDLIVTSQAAIRDAGMNDPEAVRRMPEPLIRFSPEMAQQNRELKRFLRQNLYHHHRVHRMTVKARRIVHDLFSAFMEDRQLLPEHFQAHAKRLSASDEHGLARGIADYIAGMTDRHAIREHHRIFDLRTLS
- a CDS encoding SPOR domain-containing protein, translating into MALHPDCLAELGLEHAPFDTLPNEEFVYSDVLLEEMIATASDALASPGAILLLTGPGGSGRSMQLMRLLGVLPDNFELIAFRARANTKFEAVDFTIRNHLRAAGHDDPDRALTDLLAERIREGSDPVIAVDDAHLLGTDIVDQLLRMRSEILIARGRGPRLILTGDPVLLRRRLHLRPVDEDQVARISLRPFSLEQTGAYLRHRLRAAGRQDPDTLLSDDDIADLQARSRGLPGALNTHANEWLERYCLQRDGRSAPTLAAPIAPSQAQPEMEAAAFTPADPAADADAPARAEPQLPDPGTDTAPADTLTASGLPADDRAPADAAAQPHARGLAADRDDEPEADPLVHGQPEPGVPPRSDETTASTPTAHGYPEPELPPDTREETGSGPLAQGHSDQSELAPRADGETDPATPLRADVGRDPRPHRREPERGRRDADVPFWNRSWFVPAVALAVAILILAPFARHIFDSPAPPDGSTVELPLPVTPREAIPEPDDTIGDQALAPGVIDVPLDDRPSTALPSPEAEPPVAAAPAEPSVPEPAPAPEPAPAPEPAPAPEPAPAPEPAPAPEPAPAPEPSPAPEPEAAPAPPSPPPADPRTDLAGDREWLDRQNRSNVTIQLVAASDLAAARSYVARHELSGIRYIETRSGGRNFVVALAGSFADRAAAEDALSNLPAAVRADQPWIRSLGSVQDSQR
- a CDS encoding ABC transporter ATP-binding protein → MTGSACLSLRDLVVDIPGRADSSPQDWNVFPGECWAILGPNGTGKTTLLHTLAGLKAPRAGEVQLFGQSIGQLPRRLVARRLGLVFQQRQDEFPATVLELTLMGRHPYLSRWEVESPRDVELARQALARVGLAGMEQRAVATLSGGERQRLAIATVLAQDPAVWLLDEPTNHLDLHHQIAVLDLIREKQRQRRGIVLTLHDVNLAVRYCSHLLLQYPDGQACWGPTAGMLVPEALEKLYNQPLTRGEIDGYPVFLPRLGSGTNLV
- a CDS encoding FecCD family ABC transporter permease, which encodes MNTVRQRLFGVVLLASIAACLLAINLVWGSSGWVWPLGPDAAVERVILVELRLPRALAALAAGGLLGLAGALVQVLTRNPLADPFILGISGGAAVGALLAILLGGPLLAQHLGAAVGAFAALALVLGLARGEHAWTGHRLLLTGVVLASALGAVVTLLLAIAPDRALRGMLFWLMGDLSAAPGPWIALVGLAVLALLTLPLARDLNILTRGELAAASLGVSVGSLRYLAYLGAAVATALAVITAGTIGFVGLLAPHLARLIVGTDHRAALPAAVLLGGSLVLLADLIARVVIAPQQLPAGSVLALIGAPMFLYLLHRAQRP